CAGTTGTACACTCGCAACTATAGTGGAATTTTCCTTTGGAATGTTtaatgagaagaaaaacagcGTTGAATGCTTGGGACTGGTGCTTCATAAATTTgctaaaaatgttgaaaatgtcgaaaaacgTGGATGCTTTATCgcaagaaaaaattgtgaataattaggagcatgaatttttttccgttccCCTTCCACTCGATCGAAGGGCCCAAGGATTATACCACATCGCTTGTACAGTGGAGATGACGAACAATTAAGATAAGGAGTCGCGAGAGCAGCATAATGATATAAAAAGAGCAACGAACATGTGTGGAGCCAGTTCGTGACGGCTCTTCGATCGAGTGGCATTACAATTTACAACATTGAATCACCAGCCCACTATATCCAAGTTTCACCCAGTCTCACTTCAGATCGCCAGACCCAATAATCACCACATTTTcgtagaaaattatttgtcGCTGATAACCCAACAGGTCAGTGATCATATATCATTGTGATTTGGACAGAATCTTATTCGACATATACCTAGTgtggatattttttcatgttttctcGCCTTTCGCTCCcacgtacaatttttaataactgtGGGAATTTAGATATTTCCACATACGAAATCTGAGTAcaactcaaatttttttactgccTCGATTTTCTGTTCAAAGAATCCTTTGTCTCTACATATGTATCCCATAAGCATTCGTGAAAAATAGATTgtcacgtattttttttttggtatatatttcaaaatttaatatgGTTTTCCATAAATATTGCAGTATTTTAAGTAATTGCACTGATTTGATACCATCAGTAACACCCAAGTCTGTGAttgtttaatgaaaatttttacacactgTTTTTCCATGTACTCTCGTGATTTTTAGAGATGAACAAatccacgaaaaaaaaaatgtttttgctTTAAATTATCGCTTgaagctgaaaaaaatcatcagtATTGCAATGATCCAactactttttttattttcttggaACTGAAATGTCCTTAAAGTTTCATCGTTAGCATTTGATTTCCGTTGAGCTCCCTTGGTGTTTGaacttggcaaaaatttattcgattcaACAGGCAAGTGATTAGTGGGCACCGCTGTTACATGACCACAGAAGCACGTGCCTTTCATCATGAATTAGATTGTAAAGAAAATTGCTattcaaaagttacaaaaGTACCTTCTGGGATCTttcgtgcgatcagcccaagaAAGCTTCGTAAGTGATTACAAACTTCAAGCTGGTACTAAATTTTACCAAGAAATCATTCGTGATAATATACGAAACGATTTGCATCTTGGTTCAAAGAATATCTGCTTTCCATGGCTCCATTGCATTAATAGAGCCAACAATCTCTCAACTCCAGATATTATTTCTTGCCATTGTTGTCCGCACGGAATATCGTGTACCACCAACTTTGCCGTTTCTGCACTCTGTAGTCTGTTAaaatctgttgaaaaaattggaagacACCCTGAACGAATGTTTGATAAGAACGTATCATTATCCCCATTTGTTCTGTTTTCAGAAAAGAGATCCCAGAGATGGCGATGGAAGCATCAGCAATGGTAGTGGACTACCTGGTCTTCGCCGTCTGTATTATTGCCTCCTTCCTCATACCCTTGTGGGGAAGATTCCGTGCAAAAAAGAAGGAAACGAAGGCTGACTACGTGTTTGCGACTGGAACTGTCTCCATGGCAGCCATGATGTTGTCCATAGCAAGAGGAACACTCGGAGTCCGCTCCTTTCTCGGATATCCTTCCGAGCTCTACTACCGAGGCAGCGCGATGTGGGAGACTCTTTACGGAATGGTGCTGGCATATCCCATTgtctgtttcatttttgtacCAGTTTACTACAATCTTGGAATCACTTCGGTGTACCAGTACTTGGATATGAGGTAAACCGCAGTCACTTCCTCCATTGCGATGCGACGAACAACGATAACATTTTATCAACACTGAGCACTGACGGCTGCTGATCATCATCAGCTGGCAGCATTGTCAAGTTACATGATTACACAATTAGTGCATGTGTAGGGTCTTTACAACGTATCATATCCAGTCTGGACCGTGACGAAAAAAATGGGATTCATTAATTCTTGCCAAATTGATGCGTTCAAAGCTAGCTCAAATCTCCAACACAACTTAGATTGCATTATGTctatttacaatttcaacGCATTCAAATTTAGCACTAAAGATGTGACTATAGGCAATACTTTATAGACATAAAGTAACAGGTAGTTGAAATTCGGTTTTCACCAGACATCGAAATAAATCCAGCAAAGCCACACTGATTGCATGAGAAATTTATAGTTCACATTACCGAATAGTCAttaaatgttttcatttttcacgatggctaaaaaaattatagttttGGGTATCAACTGACAATTAGTTTTGTGTTGtgacttgaaaatttgttgtgctctatttatttttgataacGGTTACTagtactatattttctcgttACTATTCGATTTTGGTGTATTTGATGTTGGTGTAAAAATAGATTAATATTAATGCCTTGACCAGCTGAAAAAATCTATTGAATTAATTGTGAGCAAACAAATTTAACGTTGCAATAAGcagaaaatgtgaaatcgGTAGCTACAATTACACTAATTTGTTACATGTACCATATTTTCTTGTGaattcaacaatattcaaaccaTTACAGTCATAATACCCATTTATCCAGAATTTTCCAGTAGCGATatgtaaagaaattttcgtcAGTGTAAATATTAAAGCCAAATAGTAAACAAAGTATTTGAATTTGGAAACCTAGGCAAGTAAGAAGTATTCTAGTTGAAAGACGTAATATTAGAGCAGATGTATTTCTACAGCTGACAGACAGTATTATTCTGAATATATTAGCTCACCCATTTTGTCTGGTGTATCGTCACCTACGCAATCACCTGACAGATGTTCACATACTTTATGAATGAGTTAACTGAATCGACATTAATTAAATGATGAGGAACTATGTGCGTAATTTGAAACACAAAGATCCATATAACCTTGTCTATACGATTGTTTGAACCGAAATAAGCCACCAACATTTACCGAACAACCAAATTCATCACCGATCATGCTGCCTTCGTCATTTCACGTACATGATGCAGTTATTTTAACTGATGCTTACCCTTGCAGGTTCAATTCTAAAACTGTGCGCTGTCTCGCCAGCTTCTCCTACGTCATTCGTAGTCTACTGAACTTGGCAGTGACTGTGTTCACTCCGTGTGTAGCCCTGAAGACGGTCATCGGACTTCCTTATTGGGCCAGCATAATTGCCATCACGATGATCGCTGTTGTGTTCACTGTCAtggtaatattgaaatatcgaTTGCATTCTACAGTACCGATTCGGTTGCATGTATAACAGATTTTTACATAACATCGTGTCAGGGTTGAAGTGTTACCCACTTAGTAATAACGCACGTAAAATGCCTGCACTTCGTGTCAACACCGTAGAATAATATTCTTCACTCGCGGTTTTCGTGCAGAATATCTCACTGTCAGAATTAAAATATACGAATCCTGAGTCATAGGATGGATTCTGCAGCTTCAGGGCTAAAACTGATTAAGGACTTTGTTGTTCATCGTCACGTCGTTGAAATAGACGTAGGTAAACGGTGCTGAAAATTCatagaaattaatattcatatcaTGAGTAATTGGTTCCACGCGTTTCAGCCTGTAATGCCTACCGTGATTATGCACACATGTAGCGATTCTAAGTACTAGGCAAACACCGCTAATCAAATTGATCCGTGCGAAAACACGACAAGATTCATGTTTTAATTACTCAAGAATCAGTGCCTAACACTTGTAACGATTACCTTTTGAGTGTACAAGCCTTAACTCCGGATTCGTTGCATACATTTCTCGTAAGATGGAGGGTGATAATTACTCGAGTACCATCGGTAGCTATCTTATCTCTTATTATATGCACGATAAACTCAACATTGTCTCTGAGAAAAGAGCATGGATTCCACCGTCACGAAGGAAACGATGTGAGGACGATTCATTCAAGGGAGTATGTAGTAGATaaaggtgaaaatttcaagtcacgTACACGACACAAATGTATGTTCTGATCGTTAAATGCAGAACGGGTGACTCAAGCACCGGTAGATACGGAGTGAGATCTTTAATGAAAGTTAAAAGGAAAACGAAGAATGCGAAAAGGCGGGGAATAGTCGAGGGTAGACGATAGCGTAGATAGGTACGTAGGTACTAGCGGCAAGACTGTTCGAAGAGACTTCATTTTATGACGAATCGAGCTGCGGTTCCCAACTATATATACGCTAACGTGTAAAAACTATCTAACCAGTTGCACGGTTCGAAGAACATTTCGATCCAGTTGGTATGAGTTTTCGCCCGTTTGTCGAATCTGGATTACACGTGTAATATTCATTCGTCTGGAAGAACCAATTAAATTCAAACCTCGTTGATTTGCACGCGAATGATAATTctgtcgatatttttattttttttatttttttttatctttgatATCTTCAGGCTCAAAACCGGTTTATTTACCAGGAAATCATAcggaaattacgaaaaactatTAAACTGGCATTGTACAATTTAGTTCTACATGAACACAACTACAACATTACGTTCTTACCcatgtaaatattattcgaattACGCGATACAGTCTAGACTTAACAACACCCCTGATGCGTGATATGGTAATATAGTGTCAAAAACTGTTCGAGAGTCAACGTGATATTCAAAGTGTAACGCTGCGAGTATATTTTGCCGATGGTAGGAAATAAACATTGTTAAGATTTAGGAAAATAGACCATGGAAAATGTTCTTCAGTATAAACATTAGGACGCCAGTCAGTCGAAGCCCGAATAACCAACTCTTTTGCATTTCAGGGTGGGCTAAAGGCTGCCATTTTGAGTGACGTCATTCAGGGGCTAACGATGATTGGCATCTGCCTTGCTATGATAATGCAAGGTGTCTTCGAAGTGGGTGGAGTTGGCGCTGTACTGAATATTACCGCCGAAAGAGGACGTCTTGATTTCTTCGAGTAAGTTTTCTGTCTCTCACCCTTGCATACatcagaataaaatttgatacatTACAAGATTCATTCGGATATGCAACATGGGGCCTCATTTCAATATTGACAAAtacctaattccaacaataaaTGAAACTAGCCAGCTGTATAGATACTTTCAATACAGTTCACTCCAACATTTTGAATATACCTCCAGTACAAACAAAGTAAATTCAACACCACACATTTCTTAGTCTCAGAATCAGCCATCAAACTTTCCGCCCTTCATGTGGAATGTTTCACTATCGAATAAAGGCTTCCAGCTTATATTTACTCTTGACTTGATCATAGTCCTGTGACGATAAAACGACAAATGAAGTTCTTATATGTCGCATGGTGTGAAATAGCGAAGCATTCCGTTTGGCTGAATTGTTGGGCCCTTTGCATGCACCGTTGAGTTTGCTGTTCGTCCTCTAGTAAATAGCCAGTTATTTTAAACTATTAATTTCGTGAACAGTTTTCTTGGAATATCTTATTACTGAGTTGAATCGTCCACTGTGTTTTGGATTCATGCCAAACAATGGAAATTCCTTATGTTCTCGATAATTACAAAGTTCGTAAGAGTAGTTATACAGAAAATTGTCATACACCTCAAGCTGTACGACTTAGACTTGTAGATACTGCACGGGGTTTATCGACGCATTGAGACTGTATAGTATTTAATATTGTGCACCCCACGGTAAgattctaatgtttttttcttcgtccaTTCCAGCTTCAATCTAGACCCTACTGTACGTGTGGCTACGGTTTCAGCTGTGGTAGGACAGCTATTCATGAGTCTATCGATTTTCGGATGCCAGCAGAACTTCGTCCAGAGATATTGCAGCATGAGTAGCAAGAGAAAAGTGACCAAGTAAGTGCATTCGCCTCTCACTAGTACCAATTTCCGGAAATTACAAACCCTTTCGTGGTAATTTACACTAGGTGGTAAAAACTTCTGGTCCAAATATTGAGGCAACTACTTGTAGTGGTCGATGCAGTTCGTCCGGATTGAATTTTAACTTGTCATTTGAGAAGCTAATTTATTCGTAATTTTGTTTTAGAACAATGATGGCGAACATTCCGGTGATAACGGTACTCTTTTCCTTGTCCTGGGTAGTTGGAATGGTTATCTTTGCGAGCTACGCGGACTGCGACCCGCTGACACGCGGCTACATATCAAAATTCGACGAAATCTTGCCTTTTTATGTCGAAGACAAGTTCGTATACCTTCCGGGTCTCCTAGGACTCGTCATGGCGACATTGTTCAATAGTGCCCTTAGCCTGGCGGTATCGAACCTCAATTCTCTGGCAACAGTCACCTGGGAAGATTTCTTCAGCCAGATACCCGCACTGAGCAACCTCAAAGACACCCAGCAGTTGAACATCATTAAATTCTTGAGCATACTCTACGGCTTCGTGATCATGGGCGTCAGTTTCCTTGTGGGAATGCTTTCAGGCGTGATCGAATCGTCGATGCTGATGACATCGGCGACCTCCGGGCCATTGCTAGGAGTTTTCATCCTCGCTATGTTGGTCCCTTGTGCTAACTGGAAGGGTGCCGCAGCCGGAATGATCTCCAGCCACATGATCACGCTCTGGATAACTTTCGGTAGTCTGACAGTCAGCAAGACGGTCGAGACGCTTCCGCTTTCTGACGCGGGATGCCACAACAACAGCTTCTCCGATCACATCATGAGGCCTGGTGCCATTTTGGATCTTATTCCACAAGAAATCAGCACTACGTCCGCCACGACTACCGTCGCAACGATCAGTGAATTCGCATCAGAACCGTTGGATGGGTTAACTTACTTGTACAGCATAACCTACATGTACTACGCCTTCATCGGTAGCTTCATTACGGTGTTTGTTGGAACAGTCGTGAGCCTTCTTACCGCCGACGACGAAGCCGACAGGTACGAGGAGCACTTGCTTCATCCCCTGGCGGTGAAATTCTCGAGAATGCTTCCTGGCCGAAAGAGGCTTTATGCCAGCACCTCGAGGCTTGGAGGCTGCAGTCAGGCGACGTCCAACGAAGCGGTGCAGGAACCAAGGGGAAAACTGGGACCCAACGAGTCGCTCGATGCCAACGGAAGGCCCGAACTGGACGGTAGttacgttaaaaaattgaatgccCTCAAGAGTTTATCCTTAGACGTGACAAACGAAGTATCAAAGAGCACAAAGCTGTAGAGTTGAGAGTCTGACAGTACAGGGGTGCTTTACGCTTCTTCGACCCGCTTTGAATGGACGTGAGACAAACAGGTCTttgtatcaaaaaataaaccgGCAATTACTGAAAACTCATATCCTGCATACCTGCGTTGGAGAATCGTTATCAAAAAGTTACGCGATTTCAACTGCCTACGGAGAGGTGACTTGACAATAGAGTAAAGAATAACGATTATGATTTCCCTAAAAGTGAATTTCGAACGTGAGGCAAGCGAAGAATCAAATGAGTGAATGGACACGAATGATTTTCGTTCGTAAACTGACTTTAACGACTTAAGTAACCACTGTGTACGAGCGCACTGTGTATTGTTTCGTAACAAATTAGTATTACATGTCGATAGGTTTCGCAAAATATTGTGACGGACAATTGTGTGAAAGTGCTCAAGGCCTTAAACGATGTGTA
The Neodiprion fabricii isolate iyNeoFabr1 chromosome 1, iyNeoFabr1.1, whole genome shotgun sequence DNA segment above includes these coding regions:
- the LOC124188034 gene encoding sodium-coupled monocarboxylate transporter 1 produces the protein MAMEASAMVVDYLVFAVCIIASFLIPLWGRFRAKKKETKADYVFATGTVSMAAMMLSIARGTLGVRSFLGYPSELYYRGSAMWETLYGMVLAYPIVCFIFVPVYYNLGITSVYQYLDMRFNSKTVRCLASFSYVIRSLLNLAVTVFTPCVALKTVIGLPYWASIIAITMIAVVFTVMGGLKAAILSDVIQGLTMIGICLAMIMQGVFEVGGVGAVLNITAERGRLDFFDFNLDPTVRVATVSAVVGQLFMSLSIFGCQQNFVQRYCSMSSKRKVTKTMMANIPVITVLFSLSWVVGMVIFASYADCDPLTRGYISKFDEILPFYVEDKFVYLPGLLGLVMATLFNSALSLAVSNLNSLATVTWEDFFSQIPALSNLKDTQQLNIIKFLSILYGFVIMGVSFLVGMLSGVIESSMLMTSATSGPLLGVFILAMLVPCANWKGAAAGMISSHMITLWITFGSLTVSKTVETLPLSDAGCHNNSFSDHIMRPGAILDLIPQEISTTSATTTVATISEFASEPLDGLTYLYSITYMYYAFIGSFITVFVGTVVSLLTADDEADRYEEHLLHPLAVKFSRMLPGRKRLYASTSRLGGCSQATSNEAVQEPRGKLGPNESLDANGRPELDGSYVKKLNALKSLSLDVTNEVSKSTKL